From Rhizobium favelukesii, the proteins below share one genomic window:
- a CDS encoding dihydrodipicolinate synthase family protein: MTTQRRHSIAGNWASLLLPIMENDEIDFSALGEEIDILVEAGVDGIYSNGTAGEFHNQTEAEFDRIQATLAERCAGTGIPFVIGACQPDPRIALSRIIRAVALKPLAIQVILPDWWPVADLEAIDFLKRAADCAEGIPLILYNPPHAKRVLTPRDLAAICGPSPCVVGIKLADGDADWYAAAREHLSALALFVPGHHLATGMKHAGAAGAFSNVACLSPRGAQWWTDLMAKDIDAALAIEKRICAFMDSHIVPFRQTQGYSNAALDKLLCAIGGWGPVGTKLRWPYRSIEKAEAERLSKIARAELHELFQ; the protein is encoded by the coding sequence TTGACGACGCAAAGACGGCATTCGATCGCCGGCAATTGGGCGAGCCTTCTGTTGCCCATCATGGAGAACGACGAGATCGACTTTTCTGCACTCGGCGAAGAGATCGACATCCTTGTAGAAGCCGGCGTCGACGGCATCTATTCCAACGGCACGGCTGGTGAGTTCCATAATCAGACCGAAGCCGAGTTCGACAGGATCCAGGCAACGCTTGCCGAGCGTTGCGCAGGGACCGGCATACCCTTCGTGATCGGCGCGTGTCAGCCGGACCCGCGGATCGCGCTCTCCCGGATCATACGCGCGGTGGCCCTGAAGCCTCTGGCGATCCAGGTCATTCTGCCGGATTGGTGGCCGGTAGCCGATCTGGAGGCGATCGATTTCCTGAAGCGCGCGGCGGACTGCGCCGAGGGCATCCCCCTGATCCTCTACAATCCGCCACATGCAAAGCGGGTTCTCACGCCCCGAGACCTGGCCGCCATCTGCGGCCCCTCCCCTTGCGTTGTCGGCATTAAGCTCGCCGACGGCGATGCGGATTGGTATGCGGCGGCGCGCGAACACCTCTCGGCGCTCGCGCTTTTCGTCCCCGGCCATCATCTTGCGACCGGCATGAAACACGCCGGTGCCGCCGGCGCGTTTTCCAATGTGGCCTGCCTCAGTCCGCGCGGCGCCCAATGGTGGACCGACCTCATGGCAAAAGATATCGACGCCGCTCTGGCTATCGAGAAACGGATTTGCGCGTTCATGGACAGCCACATCGTTCCATTTCGCCAGACCCAGGGCTATTCGAATGCGGCGCTCGACAAGTTGCTTTGTGCGATCGGTGGGTGGGGCCCGGTTGGAACGAAACTCCGTTGGCCATACCGTTCCATTGAAAAAGCCGAAGCCGAGCGGCTGAGTAAGATCGCACGCGCGGAACTGCATGAACTCTTCCAATGA
- a CDS encoding dihydrodipicolinate synthase family protein, with product MTKFKGVIPPVVTPLNADFTVDYPSYTRVLEHLIDGGCHGVFVLGSTSEVIFHDDKTRRQIIEHSAKVVNGRVPLIVGVIDATTDRVIHHADVAKRAGADAVVATAPFYTVTSQSEILDHFRFIRDAVDVPLVAYDIPVCVHVKLQRQTTVTLAREGTIIGLKDSSGDDGNFRYALLDLADRPNVFLMTGSEIVVDNALLMGAHGVVPGIANVDPHGYVRLWNAAQRGDWVAARKEQERLCRLFEIVWVAQGRVSGGASGIGGFKTAMKSLGIIDTSVMPRPRAALNEAETARINEILRATGLLGG from the coding sequence ATGACAAAATTCAAGGGTGTAATTCCTCCAGTCGTGACGCCTCTCAATGCGGATTTCACGGTCGATTATCCGTCCTATACGCGGGTTCTGGAGCATCTTATCGACGGTGGATGCCACGGCGTTTTCGTGCTTGGTTCGACAAGCGAGGTAATCTTTCACGACGACAAGACGCGCCGCCAGATCATCGAGCATTCGGCAAAGGTGGTGAACGGGCGCGTACCGTTGATCGTCGGCGTCATAGATGCGACCACGGATCGCGTCATTCATCACGCAGACGTCGCCAAGCGGGCGGGCGCCGATGCCGTGGTTGCCACCGCGCCGTTCTATACCGTCACCAGCCAATCGGAAATCCTCGACCACTTCCGCTTTATCCGTGACGCCGTCGACGTACCGCTCGTCGCCTACGACATTCCGGTCTGCGTGCACGTCAAGCTGCAACGCCAGACGACGGTGACCTTGGCCAGGGAAGGCACGATCATCGGCCTTAAGGATTCCAGCGGCGACGACGGCAATTTTCGCTATGCCCTGCTCGATCTTGCCGACCGGCCGAACGTGTTCCTGATGACCGGTTCGGAAATCGTCGTCGACAATGCCTTGCTGATGGGGGCCCATGGCGTTGTTCCTGGCATCGCCAATGTCGATCCGCATGGCTATGTGCGCCTCTGGAACGCCGCCCAGCGTGGGGACTGGGTCGCCGCGCGCAAGGAGCAGGAGCGGCTCTGCCGTCTCTTCGAAATCGTCTGGGTCGCCCAGGGCCGCGTCAGCGGCGGTGCCTCCGGCATTGGTGGCTTCAAGACCGCAATGAAGAGCCTCGGCATTATCGATACCTCCGTCATGCCGCGTCCGCGCGCCGCCCTCAATGAAGCAGAGACGGCAAGGATCAATGAGATCCTGCGTGCAACCGGTCTGCTTGGCGGGTGA
- the bcsN gene encoding cellulose biosynthesis protein BcsN: MPAETALALPPPGGPSIVSVVEHKRGNGTEQMISLYTSSSVPGQNFLKVQFLGASGANPGTGNASYKMISENGIIREAFVAVPGVQMTRSTTYLQNSYGPFGYASGESGSGDTCIYGWQQIRSSRSAHTQARNFGMIQVRLRLCDARATERQLLGIMYGYTIVGMLDGEIWNPFGSPQGIDPTLGRPGNPIYPDQGGYRNMPMAFGYEPARPEIQSRVVRVRSVQPKAEEAPAQLPLPTGPRVPLPDASSDLPQPGMSAVPSNEQTQPRSATASGLTVPSPDCIGDSAMTAVCRR, translated from the coding sequence GTGCCCGCCGAGACGGCGCTGGCCTTGCCTCCGCCTGGCGGCCCCTCGATCGTCAGCGTCGTCGAGCACAAGCGTGGCAACGGCACCGAGCAGATGATTTCGCTCTACACGTCGTCATCCGTGCCAGGCCAGAATTTTCTCAAGGTACAGTTCCTCGGCGCGTCGGGAGCCAATCCCGGTACTGGAAACGCCTCGTATAAAATGATCAGCGAAAACGGGATAATCCGCGAGGCTTTTGTGGCCGTTCCCGGCGTGCAAATGACGCGGTCCACGACCTATCTACAAAACAGCTATGGACCGTTCGGCTATGCCTCGGGCGAGAGCGGTTCGGGCGATACCTGTATTTATGGCTGGCAGCAGATCCGCTCGAGCAGATCCGCTCATACGCAAGCGCGTAACTTCGGAATGATCCAGGTGCGGTTGCGCCTCTGCGATGCGCGGGCAACCGAAAGGCAGTTGCTTGGAATCATGTACGGCTACACGATCGTCGGGATGCTGGACGGAGAAATCTGGAATCCATTTGGATCTCCGCAGGGTATTGATCCGACGCTCGGGCGCCCTGGCAATCCGATCTATCCGGACCAAGGCGGTTACAGGAACATGCCGATGGCCTTTGGCTATGAACCGGCCCGCCCGGAAATCCAATCGCGTGTCGTTCGCGTACGCAGCGTTCAGCCGAAAGCTGAGGAGGCGCCTGCCCAGTTACCGCTGCCGACAGGTCCTCGCGTGCCGTTGCCGGACGCCTCGAGCGATTTGCCACAGCCAGGCATGTCAGCAGTGCCTTCGAACGAACAGACGCAACCGAGATCCGCGACGGCGAGCGGCCTAACGGTGCCATCGCCAGACTGTATAGGGGATTCGGCCATGACGGCCGTGTGCCGAAGATAG
- a CDS encoding BON domain-containing protein, which translates to MPRNDKELSREGDYRDFEERNIDEGWPYADKEPKRPAPANRAYGEASGDPGRDNNSGLRVDGVDENGNENPLKDSLRPGMIDRDDSDELEAKVTENLENIPDVDVDSIDVHADGHTVTLEGEVETIGMARKVELAALAVDGVRHVRNKIETTGVDSHIPTHD; encoded by the coding sequence ATGCCCAGGAACGATAAAGAACTGTCGCGTGAAGGAGACTATCGCGATTTCGAAGAGCGCAATATCGATGAAGGCTGGCCTTATGCCGACAAGGAGCCAAAGCGGCCCGCTCCGGCAAATCGCGCCTATGGCGAAGCTTCAGGTGACCCCGGCCGAGACAACAACAGCGGCTTGCGGGTGGACGGTGTGGACGAGAACGGCAACGAGAACCCTCTTAAGGACTCACTGCGCCCGGGGATGATCGATCGCGACGACAGCGACGAGCTGGAAGCGAAGGTGACGGAGAATCTCGAGAACATCCCTGATGTTGATGTCGATAGTATCGACGTTCATGCAGACGGCCATACCGTGACCCTCGAAGGAGAAGTCGAAACGATCGGAATGGCACGGAAGGTCGAACTCGCTGCCCTTGCGGTCGACGGCGTGCGGCATGTCCGGAACAAGATCGAGACGACCGGGGTCGACTCGCATATTCCCACGCACGATTGA
- a CDS encoding ABC transporter ATP-binding protein has translation MQSAEPVLAIQGLKTIFRIRGGDVTAVNDVDLTVGAGETVALVGESGSGKSVTSLSVMRLLTRNIGSIAAGSIRLRRKDGSGHDLVTLTDEEMRDIRGDDIGMVFQEPMSSLNPVYTIGDQIAEPIRIHRGATRKAAMATAVSLLESVGIPDAKRRAGQYPHELSGGMRQRATIAMALACDPTLLIADEPTTALDVTIQAQILDLLLKLQRERGMAILFVTHNLGVVAQIAHRVAVMYTGRIVEEGPVGEVFSNPKHPYTKGLLASMPRLGDATRMKQAGEKLAAIPGVVPSLVNMPSGCTFAPRCQFAIEACRKAVPALEPVGPLHKSRCIRWREI, from the coding sequence ATGCAGTCAGCCGAACCGGTTCTTGCCATTCAGGGCCTCAAGACAATCTTCCGCATTCGCGGCGGCGATGTCACGGCCGTCAACGACGTCGACCTGACGGTGGGCGCAGGAGAGACCGTGGCTCTGGTAGGAGAATCCGGTTCGGGCAAATCCGTGACCAGTCTTTCCGTCATGCGCCTTCTCACCCGCAACATCGGATCGATCGCAGCGGGAAGCATCCGGCTGCGCCGCAAGGATGGTTCCGGGCACGACCTCGTTACGCTGACCGACGAGGAAATGCGCGACATTCGCGGCGACGACATCGGCATGGTCTTCCAGGAGCCGATGTCCAGCCTCAATCCCGTCTACACGATTGGCGACCAGATCGCCGAGCCAATTCGCATTCATCGCGGCGCAACCCGAAAAGCCGCAATGGCTACTGCCGTTTCGCTCTTGGAAAGCGTCGGGATCCCCGATGCCAAACGGCGCGCCGGCCAGTATCCGCACGAGCTGTCCGGCGGCATGCGCCAGCGTGCGACGATCGCCATGGCACTTGCCTGCGATCCGACATTGCTGATTGCGGATGAACCGACGACCGCACTCGATGTGACGATCCAGGCGCAGATCCTCGATCTGCTGCTGAAGCTCCAGCGCGAGCGCGGCATGGCCATCCTTTTCGTCACGCACAATCTCGGCGTCGTGGCCCAGATCGCCCATCGCGTCGCCGTCATGTACACCGGCCGCATCGTCGAGGAAGGGCCGGTCGGCGAGGTCTTCAGCAATCCGAAGCATCCTTACACAAAGGGCCTCCTTGCCTCGATGCCCCGGCTTGGCGACGCGACACGGATGAAACAAGCCGGCGAAAAGCTCGCCGCCATTCCGGGCGTCGTTCCAAGCCTCGTCAACATGCCCTCGGGCTGCACCTTTGCGCCGCGCTGTCAATTTGCGATCGAGGCGTGTCGCAAGGCGGTGCCGGCGCTTGAACCCGTTGGACCGCTTCATAAGAGCCGATGCATTCGCTGGCGGGAGATCTAG
- a CDS encoding cellulose synthase BcsB subunit produces the protein MKKITSILAFLLAASVVAYAQTPPFDMSGEREQGSAPMVPRLTFPATPAPAEAPPRSASPAPTPVAPMPAAPTPFSMAPASPSASATPPSQPQAPADVARPQPSPPVVPAQAQRPAQPPIQRAGQSSVQRYIIPFAKFGLDGEYDRRSWSIYITPEQAAAPAKFNFSYQNAVVVAPEASQLTVLLNNRIVGQQPIASSDAPSNVSFDVPAGLLQPGANLLTFEATQRHRTDCTVQSTYELWTDIDPAKTYLSFSGQEAAKFSSTDAIRATGVDETGKTQFNFVVPALEQPGTTKPLLRLAQGLAVLSGMPNETFSFTPDTLPQTGAGRMTVVVGTPAELQSVIATPPAAQAAPLASFVTDPKSGAPVLLISGPSWPAISSAIDTIVSTTDRPATAVRDTLVTQRWSAPDAPLVLSAANLTFAQLGVPTTEFSGRRFRTSFNIAVPSDFYANAYGEATVLLDAAYTQNVLPGSHIDIYVNGNIASTVPISSTGGGIFRHLPIRVTMRHFKPGLNTLSLEAILMTKEDEVCVPGTTAGAAPRFALFDTSELHIPDFARIGQRPNLAGLSGTGYPYNRATQPTPLFIDRIDSDTLSATATLLGQMAIVAGRPIDVEPAATPGAIGERDAIFIGSISQMPPAVLTQLNIAASSQASWRPPAAAQSNQTEPSVTFDDWRSKVSGGVWRGQITSFQEWLRRNFDISLSSLQFVPGSEEAFTPSNDDSFLIAQGKSAAGGSSWTIVTAPSAEDLREGAEAVAAQVNWPQVAGHITTYSSKTGKVESVPVGRFDFVASQPWSISNYRLIAANWLSTNILSYAFLLVVLSLLIGVATASMLSRLGRRE, from the coding sequence ATGAAAAAGATCACATCGATCTTGGCGTTTCTCCTCGCGGCTTCAGTAGTTGCCTATGCGCAAACGCCGCCTTTCGACATGTCGGGTGAACGTGAGCAGGGCAGTGCGCCGATGGTGCCGAGACTGACGTTCCCGGCGACGCCTGCACCGGCAGAGGCGCCGCCGCGGTCTGCATCGCCTGCACCGACACCGGTGGCGCCCATGCCTGCCGCGCCCACCCCTTTCTCCATGGCACCCGCTTCACCATCAGCCTCGGCAACGCCACCATCGCAACCGCAGGCGCCGGCCGACGTTGCTCGACCGCAGCCTTCGCCACCAGTCGTCCCGGCGCAGGCGCAACGCCCTGCGCAACCGCCCATCCAGCGAGCTGGTCAAAGCTCGGTTCAAAGGTACATCATCCCTTTCGCCAAGTTCGGCCTGGATGGCGAGTATGATCGCAGGTCGTGGTCGATCTACATCACGCCAGAGCAGGCTGCCGCGCCAGCGAAGTTCAACTTCTCCTATCAAAATGCCGTCGTCGTTGCCCCGGAGGCGTCGCAACTAACGGTTCTTCTGAACAACAGGATCGTCGGTCAACAACCGATCGCCTCGTCGGACGCGCCATCGAACGTCTCCTTCGACGTGCCCGCGGGACTGCTACAACCGGGCGCGAATCTTCTGACATTTGAAGCCACCCAACGCCATCGCACCGACTGCACTGTTCAATCGACGTATGAGCTTTGGACGGACATCGACCCGGCAAAGACCTATCTGAGCTTTAGTGGGCAAGAGGCCGCGAAGTTTTCCAGTACAGACGCCATCCGCGCGACCGGTGTAGACGAAACCGGCAAGACGCAGTTCAATTTCGTCGTACCGGCGCTCGAGCAGCCGGGCACGACAAAGCCTCTCTTACGCCTTGCCCAGGGCCTCGCGGTTCTAAGCGGCATGCCGAATGAAACCTTTTCATTCACGCCTGACACGTTGCCGCAAACGGGTGCGGGTCGCATGACTGTCGTCGTTGGAACGCCGGCCGAGCTGCAATCAGTCATCGCGACGCCGCCGGCCGCGCAAGCAGCGCCGCTGGCCTCGTTCGTGACGGACCCGAAGTCTGGGGCACCCGTTCTTTTGATCAGCGGCCCGTCCTGGCCAGCAATCTCGTCCGCTATCGACACGATCGTTTCGACAACGGATCGCCCAGCGACGGCCGTTCGCGACACGCTGGTAACCCAGCGTTGGAGCGCGCCGGATGCGCCGCTCGTTCTCTCCGCCGCGAACCTGACGTTTGCGCAGCTGGGCGTGCCGACAACGGAGTTTTCAGGACGACGCTTCCGTACCAGTTTCAATATCGCCGTGCCGTCCGATTTCTATGCGAACGCCTATGGCGAAGCCACAGTACTACTCGACGCAGCCTATACGCAGAATGTCCTGCCCGGCAGCCATATCGACATCTATGTCAACGGCAACATCGCATCGACGGTGCCCATTTCGTCAACAGGGGGGGGCATCTTCCGGCACTTGCCCATTCGCGTGACGATGCGGCATTTCAAGCCGGGTTTGAACACGCTGTCGCTTGAAGCCATCCTGATGACGAAAGAGGACGAGGTCTGCGTGCCTGGCACGACGGCCGGCGCAGCACCGCGCTTTGCGCTCTTCGACACCAGCGAGCTTCACATTCCCGACTTTGCCCGGATCGGGCAACGGCCGAACCTCGCCGGCCTATCTGGAACCGGCTATCCCTATAACCGCGCGACGCAGCCAACGCCCCTCTTCATCGACCGGATTGATAGCGATACACTGTCGGCGACCGCTACGCTGCTCGGACAAATGGCGATCGTTGCCGGCCGCCCGATCGACGTTGAGCCGGCAGCGACGCCGGGCGCCATCGGCGAGCGAGACGCCATTTTCATTGGATCGATCTCGCAGATGCCGCCGGCAGTGCTGACGCAGCTGAACATAGCGGCGAGCAGTCAGGCCTCTTGGCGGCCCCCCGCCGCGGCCCAATCGAACCAGACCGAACCTTCCGTGACCTTTGACGATTGGCGCTCGAAAGTTAGCGGCGGAGTATGGCGCGGGCAGATCACCTCATTTCAGGAGTGGCTTCGCCGCAACTTCGACATTTCGCTGAGTTCGCTGCAGTTCGTGCCCGGGTCGGAAGAAGCCTTCACGCCCTCGAACGACGACAGCTTCCTGATCGCTCAGGGCAAAAGCGCCGCAGGGGGATCGTCCTGGACCATCGTCACGGCTCCTTCCGCCGAGGACCTGCGTGAGGGCGCCGAGGCAGTTGCCGCACAGGTCAACTGGCCGCAGGTCGCCGGTCATATCACCACTTATTCCAGCAAGACCGGCAAGGTCGAAAGCGTCCCGGTCGGTCGCTTCGATTTCGTGGCCTCTCAGCCGTGGTCAATCTCAAATTATCGTCTGATCGCTGCGAACTGGTTGTCTACGAACATACTGTCCTACGCCTTCCTTCTGGTCGTCCTTTCGCTTCTGATCGGCGTTGCCACGGCAAGCATGCTTTCCAGGCTGGGCAGGCGCGAATGA
- a CDS encoding ABC transporter ATP-binding protein, producing the protein MTEPLLSVRDLSKHYASHGTRLTILKDISFDIGKGEVVGLVGESGSGKTTIGRSVLRLVEPSAGNVRFDGVELTGLSPSAMRRMRPRMQYIFQDPFASLSPRMTIGEILTEGLKIQRIGTRAERMERARIALEQVDLPAEAINRYAHEFSGGQRQRIGIARALTLTPELIVADEPVSALDVSIQAQVINLLRDLQQQLGLTMLFISHDLAVVEYICDRVIVLYLGRIMEIAASGDLYARPQHPYTRALLSAIPSTDVGAKRERQVLKGEIPSPANPPSGCVFRTRCPHAIEACGQAAPELREVAPGHFKACIRDDIPLGAMP; encoded by the coding sequence ATGACCGAACCTCTGCTTTCCGTCCGCGATCTGTCCAAACACTACGCATCCCATGGCACGCGGCTGACCATTTTGAAGGATATTTCCTTCGACATCGGCAAGGGCGAAGTCGTGGGGCTGGTCGGCGAATCCGGAAGCGGTAAAACGACGATCGGCCGCTCGGTGCTGCGCCTGGTCGAGCCGTCCGCCGGCAACGTCCGTTTCGACGGCGTCGAACTGACCGGCCTTTCACCGTCGGCGATGCGCCGCATGCGCCCGCGCATGCAGTATATCTTTCAGGACCCGTTCGCCAGTCTCTCGCCGCGCATGACCATCGGCGAAATCCTGACGGAGGGATTGAAAATCCAGCGCATCGGAACCCGCGCGGAGCGGATGGAGCGCGCCCGCATCGCGCTCGAGCAGGTCGACCTGCCCGCCGAGGCGATCAATCGCTATGCCCACGAGTTTTCAGGCGGGCAGCGCCAGCGCATTGGCATTGCGCGCGCACTGACACTGACCCCGGAGCTGATCGTCGCCGACGAGCCGGTGTCGGCGCTCGATGTCTCCATCCAGGCGCAGGTCATAAACCTGCTGCGCGATCTGCAGCAGCAGCTGGGGCTGACCATGCTGTTCATCTCGCATGACCTTGCGGTCGTAGAGTATATTTGCGATCGGGTGATCGTCCTCTATCTCGGTCGGATCATGGAAATCGCTGCGAGCGGCGATCTCTACGCCCGGCCGCAGCATCCCTATACGCGCGCGCTTCTCTCGGCCATTCCCTCGACCGACGTCGGCGCCAAGCGCGAGCGGCAGGTGCTGAAGGGCGAAATCCCGAGCCCCGCCAACCCTCCGAGCGGCTGCGTTTTTCGCACCCGCTGTCCGCACGCGATCGAGGCCTGCGGCCAGGCCGCACCGGAACTGCGGGAAGTCGCGCCGGGACACTTCAAGGCCTGCATTCGCGATGACATACCATTGGGAGCCATGCCTTGA
- the bcsA gene encoding UDP-forming cellulose synthase catalytic subunit, with protein sequence MHKARSIITWAFVSLCVIALITLPVNLQTQLIASIVVVAVMAIIKGLKAEGTWRLIALAFGTSIVLRYVYWRTTSTLPPINQPENFIPGLLLYLAEMYSVAMLALSLFIVATPLPPRPSRASKEERFPHVDVFVPSYNEDSHLLANTLAAAKAMDYPAERLHVWLLDDGGTLQKRNSNKLLEAQAAAARHNELKKLCEDLGVRYLTRDRNEHAKAGNLNNGMKHSSGELIAVFDADHAPARDFLLETVGYFDDDPKLFLVQTPHFFINPDPLERNLRTFERMPSENEMFYGIIQRGLDKWNAAFFCGSAAVLSRRALESQGGFSGISITEDCETALALHGSGWNSIYVDKPLIAGLQPATFASFIGQRSRWAQGMMQILRFRFPLLKRGLTLPQRLCYMSSTLFWLFPFPRTIFLFAPLFYLFFDLEIFTASGGEFLAYTLAYMLVNLMMQNYLYGSFRWPWISELYEYVQTVHLLPAVVSVMLNPRKPTFKVTAKDESIAVSRLSEISRPFFVIFAVQLIALVVTIFRIYAEPYKADVTLVVGGWNIINLIMAGCALGVVSERGERAASRRVRVNRRCEFGVNGKWHTASIEDVSVHGARLHVFNKQLDPMVIGAEGEIRFQPHSGASIETLPLIVRNIQPSGEILAVGCQYSPKNALDHRLIADLMFANSDQWTQFQQARRHNPGLIRGTIWFLGLSLYQTSRGLVYLFRSMRPERERQSQVAKAGYR encoded by the coding sequence ATGCATAAAGCCCGGAGCATCATTACGTGGGCCTTCGTTTCTCTATGTGTGATCGCGCTGATCACATTGCCAGTGAACCTGCAGACCCAGCTGATTGCGAGCATTGTCGTCGTCGCCGTAATGGCGATCATCAAGGGGCTGAAGGCTGAAGGCACCTGGAGGCTGATCGCGCTTGCCTTCGGCACCTCAATTGTTCTTCGCTATGTCTACTGGCGCACGACCAGCACGCTGCCGCCGATCAATCAGCCAGAAAACTTCATCCCCGGTCTGCTGCTCTACCTCGCGGAAATGTACAGCGTGGCGATGCTGGCGCTCAGCCTGTTCATCGTCGCCACCCCCCTGCCGCCGCGCCCTTCGCGGGCGAGCAAGGAAGAACGCTTTCCCCACGTCGACGTGTTCGTCCCCTCCTACAACGAGGACTCGCACCTCCTCGCCAATACGCTGGCCGCCGCGAAGGCCATGGATTATCCCGCTGAGAGGCTGCATGTCTGGCTGCTGGACGATGGCGGCACATTGCAGAAGCGCAATTCCAACAAGCTTCTCGAAGCCCAGGCGGCAGCGGCGCGTCACAACGAGCTCAAGAAGCTCTGCGAGGATCTCGGCGTACGCTACCTCACGCGCGACCGAAACGAGCATGCCAAAGCAGGCAACCTCAACAATGGAATGAAGCATTCGAGCGGCGAGCTGATTGCCGTATTCGATGCGGACCACGCGCCGGCACGCGATTTCCTGCTCGAGACCGTCGGCTATTTCGACGACGATCCGAAGCTGTTCCTTGTCCAGACACCGCATTTCTTCATCAACCCGGATCCCCTGGAACGAAATCTTCGAACCTTCGAGAGAATGCCGAGCGAGAACGAGATGTTCTACGGCATCATCCAGCGCGGTCTCGATAAATGGAACGCAGCATTCTTCTGCGGCTCAGCTGCCGTCCTCAGCCGAAGGGCACTGGAATCCCAGGGCGGATTCAGCGGTATCAGCATCACGGAGGACTGCGAAACCGCCCTTGCGCTGCATGGCAGCGGATGGAACAGCATCTATGTGGACAAGCCCCTGATCGCCGGGCTGCAGCCGGCGACCTTTGCAAGCTTCATCGGCCAGCGCAGCCGATGGGCACAGGGAATGATGCAAATTCTGCGCTTCCGCTTCCCCTTGTTGAAGCGGGGCCTGACACTGCCGCAACGCCTTTGCTACATGTCGTCGACGCTCTTCTGGCTCTTCCCGTTTCCGCGCACGATCTTTCTGTTCGCGCCGCTTTTCTACCTCTTCTTCGATCTGGAGATCTTCACCGCATCGGGCGGCGAGTTCCTTGCCTATACGCTGGCATACATGCTTGTGAACCTGATGATGCAGAACTACCTCTACGGTTCCTTCCGCTGGCCTTGGATCTCGGAACTCTACGAGTATGTTCAGACGGTTCACCTGCTCCCGGCAGTGGTTTCGGTCATGCTCAATCCGCGAAAGCCAACGTTCAAGGTTACGGCGAAGGACGAGTCGATCGCGGTCAGCCGTCTTTCGGAAATCAGCCGACCGTTCTTCGTCATCTTTGCCGTACAACTGATTGCTCTGGTGGTGACGATCTTTCGTATCTACGCCGAGCCGTATAAGGCCGACGTGACCTTGGTGGTCGGCGGCTGGAACATCATCAACCTGATCATGGCCGGCTGCGCCCTAGGCGTCGTTTCCGAACGTGGCGAGCGGGCTGCGTCCCGTCGCGTGCGTGTAAACCGGCGTTGTGAATTCGGGGTCAACGGCAAGTGGCACACGGCATCCATCGAGGACGTCTCGGTGCACGGTGCCCGGCTGCATGTGTTCAACAAGCAGCTGGATCCGATGGTGATTGGCGCCGAGGGCGAGATACGCTTCCAGCCTCACAGCGGCGCAAGCATCGAAACGCTGCCGCTTATCGTCCGCAATATCCAGCCTTCAGGCGAGATTCTGGCTGTTGGCTGCCAATATAGTCCGAAGAACGCCCTCGACCACCGCCTGATCGCCGACCTGATGTTTGCGAATTCCGATCAGTGGACGCAGTTCCAGCAGGCGCGCCGCCACAACCCAGGTCTCATTCGCGGAACGATCTGGTTTCTCGGCCTGTCGCTCTATCAGACAAGCCGCGGCCTCGTGTACCTTTTCCGCAGCATGCGGCCCGAACGCGAGCGGCAGAGCCAGGTCGCGAAGGCAGGCTACCGATGA